The Drosophila suzukii chromosome 2 unlocalized genomic scaffold, CBGP_Dsuzu_IsoJpt1.0 scf_2c, whole genome shotgun sequence genome segment CCTAAATTTCAGCCACTATTGGGCCGGGCCTGGAGGGCGATTATAGACCGGACTGAGGACTTCTCGCCGGAGGCCAGCGACAATACGGGTCTCCAAGAAGGAAATCTGGCACACTACTGTGAGTTGCGTAAGGGCAGTCCAACCACTTTAGGCTGGCGTGATCAGTAATACATGTGAACGGCTTCCCTTCCACATACGGTCTGAACTTCCGAATGGCTAGGATGGCCGCCAGACACTCCTTTTCCGTGACCGAGTAATTCACCTGGTGTTTGTGAAGGCAGTGTACTCCTTGCTTCTGCCATCCAGTTCAATCTGCTAAAACGCAAACTAAGGTCTACGCTGGAGATGTAATGTGTCTGATCTATCCTGGAGAGGATTCCTTCAATACTGGAAAGGCGGTATGCATCCTCAATGGTCAATGCGTTCAACTTCCGGGCATCCAGACAGAACCTGTCTTTCCCTGGCTTCGACACTACTGTTGTGCGATTGCTCCACGGGCTTTTGCTCTCCTCGATGACACCCAGGTCCAGCGTCTAATCGATTTCTTCTTCGACCACGTTTTGCTTCGCCGGAAACATCAGCTCAATGGAATGACTCTCCATGCTGGTGACTCCGAGGCCATTCCTTTCAAAGGTAAGGAACTCCTTGACCTTGTCTAATGATCGGCATGGATTTCTTCAGCAGCTTTGACGCCTCTCTCGCCACCGGCGTCTCTACGACAGTTGGAGCTAGTCCGAACGCCCGCCAGAAGTCGACTCCGAAGTACGCAGTTTGTTCCAGGTATGGCCAAAGGTAGAACGTGACCGGCTTACTTACGCCTTTGTACTTCGCAGGCAGCTCCAAGCGTCGGATAATGGATCGATCCTCGCCAGAAGCCGCCCGGACTACGAAAAATACGGTTCAATGGGAACTCCAAGCGTTTCCACGAGCCCTCAACAGCCTTTGCCCAGCACACATACACTGGACCCCGTGTCCAACAAGCCGGTTAGTGACTTGCCCAAGGTCTCCACATCGGCGAAGGGTCTAGGATCGGCGGAATCTATGCGTTTCACGGCCGCTACCACCTTTAGTCGTCTGGATCTCCTTATCCTGAAGCACTCCCTTGCTTTTTGGACTCTCCGTGAGACTATACGCATGCAGCTGATGTTCCGCAAAGATCCGGTTCCGTGCGAAGCCTTTCATCCTCCGGTTGATATATTAACGAATACTTATATCTACTATATTGGCAATTTACGTTCttgttttcatcttcttcctTCGGAACTACTTCGTGGGACCgctttcggattgcccagCCAACCGTTTTTCGAGCAATCGGGACATTCCTCCACTCCGTAGCCTCGCAACCCTAGAATCCGTGCTGCGCAGCCCTGCAATTCCAGCAACCTGGCCCAAATGGGTTTCGGATACGCCCACGGAGCTCGTCCACTTAGAGGTTTCGCTGCTCGTCGATTTCGTCCGGTATGTGCGCCTCGCTGACCCGTAACTTTctctgctgcaagtaagcaGCGCGCCCTCGAAGACCGAAATCCCTCTCTACTTGGACGCACTGTTCCGGAAGGTCGTCCACCGTGAGTACATCCATTGCGTAAACGTACCTAGCGATGCCGTCCCTTAAGCCCTTTTTAACCACCTTCACCAACTGCCGCTCTGACATTGGTTTTTTAGGCGTGAGGCGAGTTGCTGCATGGAATGGATGTAGTCATCCGCGCTCTCTCCCGGCTGTTGCTCACGCTGTAGCTGCTCATGCATCCTTTCGTGTTCCGTCTGATGACCACGGAACCGATCCATCAGAGCCCTGCGCAGTTGGGCCCAAGTGTCCACTCTGGATTGGAGTACGTGTACCCAATACCACTCCTTTGCTCTGCCCGATAGGAGGACGTGGAAGTTTCGCAAATCTTCATTCCACGGACACTGATGCTGTCGTTGCGGGAACTCTTGGCGGTACACGAAGTCGTCTACGGAATGGCCATTGTCCTCGACGTCGAAGGAGAGGTTCCAGCGGTCCACTGGGATGGTGCGGTTCCCGTTGCCGGCTCCCGCGTTTGCGTACAACCGCGGCTCGTCCCGGAAATCCGCCGTCCATCGGTCCTCGATGCGCCACTACCGGATGCCGGATGATACTCCGCTTCCTGGCTCAGGCTGCTGTCGATCCTCAGAGAGTCAGTCACCGGCGGTCGAGCTCGCTGCCTGGACGGCAATTCCGGCGGCCTTCGGTAGCATTTATCCGTCCTGGAGCGCCTGATGTATGCTCTCGGCTGGCCTAAGGACGGCTTTCAGCAACTACATCATGTCCATGAAGCCGTTCTTGATCTCCTCCCTCAACTCCCAACTCCTGAAATGCGCGATAGGTTTGGGCCGCTAGTGCCAAAGCTGCGTTTATTGCCGACTCCGCCGCTGTATCCCGTTCCAGGTTCAGCTTTTGAGGACTCTTCTGCTCCGGAACCAGAAGTTGATCCTGCGCCTCAATGATCGCCTTGAAATCATGGACCGTGGGCGACCGATGGTGTACCAGATCCGCCGGTTGATCCCTAATTCGATCCACCGCACTACCGCCTACCGGCGTTCTGGCTAAACCCACAGCCAGCAATATCCGCGGCAACTCAGCAGCACCCTCTACGTCAGTGGACCAGATATCGTCACAGATAGAAATTGTCACATATTTTTTTAGTGTCTCCCGTGATGCAAGTCTTGGTTTCCGCCAGGGTGCCATCACCGGTTCAGTTTTAAACCTGTGACCAGGAGCGATTCGTCGGCAATGTTCGCCGACCAGCTTCCCGCTCTATTTCCAATTTCCCTACGCAGCTGACTTCCCTGTCACCACTTCTATGTTGCAAGCCACAGTTCGGGATGACATGGGGGCATCAGGGTCATAAATGGGCGAGACGTCGTTGCCTCGACaatttatttagtttataTTGGGCGCCACTATGTTACGAACTGCATATTTTTCGGTGGCAGTACCGCTAGCTCAGTCTTACCCCGGACAGGGTACCCCTAATGCCACAGTTCGAAACATAAAATATCGAAAACACAGCTGTCTCACGTCACATTGCTCCCACCCAACCAAGGATGCCCGTAAGACACTGCGGGGCACCACTCATTCTCGGTCGGTCGGAGCCCCTTCCTCGCGACTACAACGGTTCCATCTCCCCCACTAGGACAACTTACTCACACATTGTGGgttttacaaatatttaatgaaTATGGTAAGTACAATCATTTATCCTTCTTCAGCCTTTAAGACCAAAAACTTGGCCGCCCTCTTCATTATTTACGCGGTCAGAGCAGAGGATTTTGTTGCTGGGAAAAAGCTACAGGTGCCGCGAAAAGTTCTGCTCTACCGGTCACGTATTGGTAGAGCTCGCATGGAAACACGGCCCTCAAAAGGAACACACGCGATGCGCGCGTGTCGGGTCACCTAGTCCTGAGGAGCTCCTGGGGAAAAGAAGGGACAGACAAAATGGTACGCAAACGACGATTAGAAATAAGGCTCTCTAAACCCGGATAAATTCACAATTAAACAGGTAAGTAAATATAGTAGTTCAGGTTCACATGTATTCAATTGTCCTAAATTTCAACCACTATTGGGCCGGGCCTGGAGGGCGATTATAGACCGGACTGAGGACTTCTCGCCGGAGGCCAGCGGCAATACGGGTCTCCAAGAAGGAAATCTGGCACACTACTGTGAGTTGCGTAAGGGCAGTCCAACCACTTTAGGCTGGCGTGATCAGTAATACATGTGAACGGCATCCCTTCCACATACGGTCTGAACTTCCGAATGGCTAGGATGGCCGCCAGACACTCCTTTTCCGTGACCGAGTAATTCACCTGGTGTTTGTGAAGGCAGTGTCCTCCTTGCTTCTGCCATCCAGTTCAATCTGCTAAAACGCAAACTTAAGGTCTACGCTGGAGATGTAATGCGTCTGATCTATCCTGGAGAGGATTCCTTCAATACTGGGCAGAGGGTATGCATCCTCAATGGTCAATGCGTTCAACTTCCGGGCATCCAGACAGAACCTGTCTTTCCCTGGCTTCGACACTACTGTTGTGCGATTGCTCCACGGGCTTTTGCTCTCCTCGATGACACCCAGGTCCAGCGTCTAATCGATTTctccttcgaccaccttttgcTTCGCCGGAGACATCAGCTCAATGGAATGACTCTCCATGCTGGTGACTCCGAGGCCATTCCTTTCAAAGGTAAGGAACTCCTTGACCTTGTCTAATGATCGGCATGGATTTCTTCAGCAGCTTTGACGCCTCTCTCGCCACCGGCGTCTCTACGACAGTTGGAGCTAGTCCGAACGCCCGCCAGAAGTCGACTCCGAAGTACGCAGTTTGTTCCAGGTATGGCCAAAGGTAGAGCGTGACCGGCTTACTTACGCCTTTGTACTTCACAGGCAGCTCCAAGCGTCGGATAATGGATCGATCCTCGCCAGAAGCCGCCCGGACTACGAAAAATACGGTTGAATGGGAACTCCAAGCGTTTCCACGAGCTCTTAACAGCCTTTGCCCAGCACACATACACTGGACCCCGTGTCCAACAAGCCGGTTAGTGACTTGCCCAAGGTCTCTACATCGGCGAAGGGTCTAGGATCGGCGGAATCTATGCGTTTCATGGCCGCTACCACCTTTAGTCGTCTGGATCTCCTTATCCTGAAGCACTCCCTTGCTTTTTGGACTCTCTGTGAGACTATACGCATGCAGCTGATGTTCCGCAATGATCCGGTTCCGTGCGAAGCCTTTCATCCTCCGGTTAATATCTTAACGAATACTTATATCTACTATATTGGCAATTTACGTTCTTGTCTTCATCTTCATCCTTCGGAACTACTTCGTGGGACCgctttcggattgcccagCCGACCGTTTTTCGAGCAATCAGGACATTCCTCCACTCCGTAGCCTCGCAACCCTAGAATCCGTGCTGCGCAGCCCCGCAATTCCAGCAACCTGGCCCAAATGGGTTTCGGATACGCTCACGGAGCTCGTCCACTTAGAGGTTTCGCTGCTCGTCGACTTCGTCCGGTATGTGCGCCTCGCTGACCCGTAACTTTctctgctgcaagtaagcaGCGCGCCCTCGACGACCGAAATCCCTCTCTACTTGGACGCACTGTTCCGGAAGCCCTTTTTAACCACCTTCACCAACTGCCGCTCTGACATTGGTTTTTTAGGCGTGAGGCGAGTTGCTGCATGGAATGGATGTAGTCATCCGCGCTCTCTCCCGGCTGTTGCTCACGCTGTAGCTGCTCATGCATCCTTTCGTGTTCCGTCTGATGACCACGGAACCGATCCATCAGAGCCCCGCGCAGTTGGACCCAAGTGTTCACTCTGGATTGGAGTACGTGTACCCAATACCACTCCTTTGCTCTGCTCGATAGGAGGACGTGGAAGTTCCGCAAATCTTCATTCCACGGACACTGATGCTGCCGTTGCAGGAACTCTAGACGGTAGACTAAGTCGTCTACGGAATGGCCATTGTCCTCGCCGCCGAAGGAGAGGTTCCAGCGGTCCACTGGGATGTTGCGGTTCCCGTTGCCGGCTCCCGCGCTTGCGTACAACCGCGACTCGTCCCGGAAATCCGCCGTCCATCGGTCCTCGATGCGCCACTACCGTGCGTGGTGATCACTCCTGCCGGATGATACTCCGCTCCCTGGCTCAGGCTGCTGTCGATCCTCAGAGAGTCATTCACCGGCGGTCGAGGTCGCTGCCTGGACGGCAATTTCGGCGGCCTTCGGTAGCATTTATCCGTCTCCTGTCGCTGATGAATTTCCGCTGAGCCTTTTTTTCCGCATCCTGGACACGACGGAATGGGCACCATCGATGCTTGGCGACTCGCGCCCTCCTGGAGCGCCTGATGTATGCTCTCGGCTGGCTTAAGGACGGCGTTCAGCAACTTCATCATGTCCATGAAGCCGTTCTTGATCTCCTCCCTCAACGCCTGGCTAACTCCCAACTCCTGAAATGCGCGATAGGTTTGGGCCGCTAGTGCCAAAGCTGCGTTTATTGCCGACTCCGCCGCTGTATCCCGTTCCAGGTTCAGCTTTTGAGGACTCTTCTGCTCCGGAACCAGAAGTTGATCCTGCGCCTCAATGATCGCCTTGAAATCATGGACCGTGGGCGACCGATGGTGTACCAGATCCGCCGGTTGATCCCTAATTCGATCCACCGCACTACCGCCTACCGGCGTTCTGGCTAAACCCACAGCCAGCAATATCCGCGGCAACTCAGCAGCACCCTCTACGTCAAAGGACCAGATATCGTCCATCTCGTCGCCTATCTCTAACGTCCTTACCCTCGGACatgatttccaaaaatttttaagtaaatACTTATCTAAACCGTCACTaacaaattatataaatacaacgataattaaagaaataaataggATAGCAAATTAATACGATAATAAATAATATGATAaatagcaaaataaataaatagttacGATAATATCTaatagcaaaaataaataacaataaaac includes the following:
- the LOC139354248 gene encoding uncharacterized protein isoform X1 encodes the protein MCLIYPGEDSFNTGKAVCILNGQCVQLPGIQTEPVFPWLRHYCCAIAPRAFALLDDTQVQRLIDFFFDHVLLRRKHQLNGMTLHAGDSEAIPFKALTPLSPPASLRQLELVRTPARSRLRSTQFVPGSSKRRIMDRSSPEAARTTKNTVQWELQAFPRALNSLCPAHIHWTPCPTSRLVTCPRSPHRRRV
- the LOC139354248 gene encoding uncharacterized protein isoform X2, translating into MIGMDFFSSFDASLATGVSTTVGASPNARQKSTPKYAVCSRQLQASDNGSILARSRPDYEKYGSMGTPSVSTSPQQPLPSTHTLDPVSNKPVSDLPKVSTSAKGLGSAESMRFTAATTFSRLDLLILKHSLAFWTLRETIRMQLMFRKDPVPCEAFHPPPTVFRAIGTFLHSVASQP